A region from the Lentisphaera profundi genome encodes:
- a CDS encoding prepilin-type N-terminal cleavage/methylation domain-containing protein: MKNNCTKTNHFSLIELLVVIAIIGILASFLAPMLSKSRGEARKAVCVSQQKQIGMANFMYLDDNDNRFLPSGMGYNGNNYYRSGGPNGPLPTLLTGPGGTKGYKGIYDYNYVRNMDLWFCPSQNRDFWITSMIWEASFPMNRYLREVSSLSGLGAVSPSEVIFTMDAHGRADIYYNTNVIAPRHVGNKANALFVDGHVKAMNYTYIFSNPQMIGFNQNTNGHPWNRSTNWGIDNFRFDGLTQPTLW; the protein is encoded by the coding sequence ATGAAAAATAATTGTACAAAAACAAATCACTTTAGCCTCATAGAATTACTGGTAGTCATTGCGATTATTGGTATCCTTGCTTCATTTTTGGCTCCCATGCTTTCTAAATCAAGAGGCGAAGCAAGAAAAGCGGTATGCGTCAGTCAGCAAAAACAAATCGGTATGGCTAACTTCATGTATCTTGATGATAATGACAATCGATTCTTGCCAAGTGGTATGGGATATAACGGCAATAATTATTATCGTTCTGGCGGCCCAAACGGGCCTCTGCCGACGCTATTAACAGGACCTGGAGGAACCAAAGGCTATAAAGGTATTTATGATTATAATTATGTCCGAAACATGGACCTATGGTTCTGTCCCTCGCAAAACAGAGATTTTTGGATCACTAGCATGATTTGGGAGGCCAGTTTTCCCATGAATCGCTACCTTAGGGAAGTGTCGTCGCTCAGTGGCTTGGGTGCAGTAAGCCCCTCCGAAGTCATTTTTACCATGGATGCCCACGGCCGTGCTGACATCTATTACAATACCAATGTTATAGCTCCCCGACATGTTGGGAACAAAGCTAATGCGCTATTTGTCGACGGTCATGTCAAAGCAATGAATTATACGTATATATTCAGCAATCCTCAAATGATTGGTTTTAATCAAAACACCAATGGTCATCCCTGGAATAGATCCACTAACTGGGGGATTGACAATTTTCGATTCGACGGACTCACGCAGCCGACGCTGTGGTGA
- a CDS encoding RNA polymerase sigma factor, whose amino-acid sequence MDNWNTRESLLLRASDPDNHEAFEEFVYYYKNFISMVFSKLGVQQSQIDDLRQDLLIKLWKDIGKFDSTRENSNFRGWLSVVMRHEVYRFFRKNKSDKKELSDTDLDLSQESEIDQMIEKEWKAYVTSLAVEKIKAHFDGNALKVFYLTLEGKNAAAIAVELEMSENSVYVLRSRVKARFQGEIRQLRSLLENHQ is encoded by the coding sequence ATGGATAATTGGAATACAAGAGAGTCTTTACTTCTACGAGCATCGGATCCAGATAATCACGAAGCCTTTGAAGAGTTCGTTTATTATTACAAAAATTTTATCAGCATGGTTTTTTCTAAGCTGGGTGTGCAACAAAGTCAAATTGATGACCTCCGGCAGGATCTTTTAATTAAACTTTGGAAAGACATCGGCAAGTTTGATTCGACTCGGGAGAATTCGAATTTTCGCGGTTGGCTGAGTGTGGTTATGAGGCATGAAGTTTATCGTTTTTTTCGAAAAAATAAGAGTGATAAGAAGGAACTCAGTGATACAGATTTGGACTTATCGCAAGAAAGTGAAATTGATCAAATGATTGAAAAAGAATGGAAGGCTTATGTTACTTCTTTGGCGGTAGAAAAAATCAAAGCTCATTTTGATGGCAATGCCCTGAAAGTCTTTTATCTCACTTTAGAGGGCAAGAATGCTGCCGCTATTGCTGTTGAGTTAGAGATGTCCGAAAACTCTGTCTATGTACTTCGTTCAAGGGTAAAAGCTCGTTTTCAAGGTGAGATCCGCCAATTAAGGTCACTACTAGAGAATCATCAGTGA